Proteins from a single region of Candidatus Woesearchaeota archaeon:
- a CDS encoding RpiB/LacA/LacB family sugar-phosphate isomerase has translation MVQKIKKIFIGADHAGFALKEKVKKWLVTQKIAFEDCGDLVFNPDDDYPDFAAAVAHRVVKEKSIGIVFCGSAEGVCIAANKINGARAVNPHGIIQTKLARVHEDANVLCLAGGQSLKPQPAVSFQLATKMITIFLKTPFSNLARHKRRIAKIHKLEGVTK, from the coding sequence ATGGTTCAAAAAATAAAAAAAATATTCATTGGTGCTGATCATGCAGGTTTTGCTCTGAAAGAAAAAGTAAAAAAATGGTTAGTGACTCAAAAAATTGCATTTGAAGATTGCGGCGATCTGGTTTTTAATCCTGATGATGATTACCCTGATTTTGCTGCAGCAGTTGCGCATCGAGTGGTTAAAGAAAAGTCAATTGGAATTGTTTTTTGTGGTTCAGCAGAGGGTGTTTGTATTGCCGCGAATAAAATCAATGGAGCGCGCGCGGTTAATCCCCACGGAATCATTCAAACAAAACTGGCGCGAGTACATGAAGATGCGAATGTGTTATGTCTTGCTGGAGGACAATCTCTCAAACCTCAACCTGCAGTCTCGTTTCAACTTGCAACAAAGATGATTACAATTTTTTTGAAAACACCTTTTTCAAATTTAGCTCGGCATAAACGTAGAATTGCAAAGATTCATAAACTAGAAGGAGTTACAAAATAA
- the radC gene encoding DNA repair protein RadC yields MKFQELALDSRPRERLERYGTNGLSSAELLALILKSGTKKQSILEMCNSLLIKYPLQELARCSLAQLTKEYGIGKAKACQLLAVFELAKRVDTKEEQVMPITCAADVARRYTSRLGRATQEQVLAMYLDTKNKVIKEEIVTIGILDASLIHPREIFHGAIRHCASALIVIHNHPSGDPTPSSQDLEVTKRLAKTGETVGITFLDHVIIGREGYWSWKEGRKSLKWEQKTQGELFGDEISAQSSLP; encoded by the coding sequence ATGAAGTTTCAAGAATTAGCGTTGGATTCACGTCCACGAGAACGATTAGAACGATATGGTACTAATGGTCTTTCATCGGCAGAACTGCTGGCGTTGATTCTTAAGTCAGGTACGAAGAAGCAAAGTATCTTAGAGATGTGTAATAGTTTACTGATAAAATATCCTTTGCAGGAGTTGGCTCGTTGTTCATTAGCGCAGCTTACGAAAGAATATGGGATTGGCAAGGCAAAAGCATGTCAATTACTTGCCGTGTTCGAATTGGCAAAGCGAGTTGATACAAAAGAAGAGCAAGTAATGCCAATTACGTGCGCAGCAGATGTGGCGCGACGTTACACTTCAAGATTAGGTAGAGCTACCCAAGAACAAGTGTTAGCAATGTATCTTGATACCAAGAATAAAGTAATTAAAGAGGAAATTGTGACTATTGGAATTCTTGATGCATCGTTGATTCATCCGCGAGAGATATTTCATGGCGCAATTCGACACTGTGCAAGTGCGTTGATAGTAATACATAATCATCCTTCAGGTGATCCAACACCTTCTTCGCAGGATTTAGAAGTGACGAAACGATTAGCAAAAACCGGAGAGACCGTAGGAATTACGTTTCTGGATCATGTGATTATTGGAAGAGAAGGATATTGGAGCTGGAAGGAAGGGAGAAAGAGTCTAAAGTGGGAACAAAAAACGCAGGGAGAATTGTTTGGTGATGAGATCAGTGCGCAATCATCCCTGCCATAA
- the endA gene encoding tRNA-intron lyase, translating into MSPDHKKAVEPEMEEAIAVEEETLTELKVDPLVTEDAKENGKKKKVVEAILAGERVITESSDESRELYNQSRFGCSVEGGKVELSLLEALYLMERGRLTVRSESGRAVAFESYLKKARKVEPNFWIRYSVFKDMRNRGYIIKTALKFGADFRVYDRGVKPGEDHARWIVYPVHEASVFTWHEFSAKNRVAHSTKKRLLLAVVDDEGDVTYYEVKWMRP; encoded by the coding sequence ATGAGTCCAGATCATAAAAAAGCCGTAGAACCTGAAATGGAAGAAGCAATTGCTGTAGAAGAAGAAACACTCACAGAACTTAAAGTAGATCCTCTTGTTACAGAAGATGCAAAGGAAAACGGTAAAAAGAAAAAAGTAGTTGAAGCTATTCTTGCTGGTGAACGAGTTATTACTGAATCGTCTGATGAATCACGAGAATTATATAATCAATCTCGGTTTGGTTGCTCTGTTGAAGGCGGCAAAGTTGAACTGTCTTTACTTGAAGCATTATATTTAATGGAACGAGGACGTCTTACTGTTCGTAGTGAATCTGGTCGCGCAGTTGCATTTGAAAGTTATCTGAAAAAAGCGCGCAAAGTTGAACCTAATTTTTGGATTCGGTATTCTGTCTTTAAAGATATGCGCAACCGCGGTTATATTATCAAAACGGCTCTTAAATTTGGGGCGGATTTTCGTGTGTATGATCGTGGTGTTAAGCCTGGCGAGGATCACGCACGTTGGATTGTGTATCCGGTTCATGAAGCAAGTGTGTTTACATGGCATGAATTTAGTGCGAAGAACAGAGTAGCTCATTCTACGAAGAAGCGGTTGTTACTTGC